The following is a genomic window from Pseudostreptobacillus hongkongensis.
GTTTTAAGTCTAGAATCAGATCCCATTTTCTTCTTGTCTATTTCTATATTAAATTCTTCTTTTATAGCATCTTCAATTTCTTTACTACCTAAAGAACCAAAAATTTTACCTTCTTTTCCTATTTTAACTTTCATATTAATAGTTCTTGATTCTAATAATTCTTTTAATTCTTTTGCATGTAATGTTTCTTTTTCTTTATTTTTTTCAATTTTATTTTTTTGATTTTCTAATTTATTTAAATTTTCTGGTGTTGCAGGAACTGCTTTATTTTGTGCAAAAAGAAAATTATTAGCATATCCATCTTTAACTTCTATTATTTGATCTTTTTTTCCTACACCTTTAATTGTTTCTTTTAATATTACTTTTACTTTCATAAATTTTCTCCTTATTTTTCAACAGCATTAAATAATTCTATTATTTTGTCTTTAATTTCATCTTTAAAATAGTTTTCAAATTCATCATTACTTATAATGTTAACATTAACTCCAAATTTATTATATATTTCTTTTTCAATAAAGTTTATTGTTTTATCATTATTTAGTAAAGCCGAATAATTATTGTTTTTATCTTTAAAATTAATAACTAAGGCATCACCTGTAAGTTCTATATCTGTATTTCTTAATAATTGATAATATTTAAGATGTCCCATTTTATTTATATGATCAATAAATTCGTTCCAAGTATCTTTAGAAAAAGTACTCTTAGTACTTCTTTCTATAGGTTTTGATTGAATTATCATTTTTTCTTCTTTTAATATTCTATCTATTATTAAATAAGATAATAATCTTTTATCTTCTTCATTTTTAAATTTAAATAAAACATCATATATATTAGATATTATTTTTATTTTAAATTCAACATCTATATCTTGATATTTTACAAACTTACAAAAATCTCTTAAAAATTGATCTATTTGTATACCTTCATTCCATAATTTATCTATTAAATTAATTATTTCTTCTTTATCTTTTTTTTCAATTAATTCTAAAAATGAATTATGTATAATTTTAGGTACAATACCTAATACTTTTTCTGTAAGTTCAACTGTTATTGTATTATTAATATAGTTTGACACAACTTGTTCAAATATAGAGAAAGAATCTCTTGCTGAACCTCCAGATTTTTGATATATCAATTCTAAACTATCATCATCTATATCTATTTTTTCTTGTTCTGCAACGTATTTTAACATATTTAATATATCAATTTCTGATATAGTTTTAAAATCATATCTTTGACAACGAGATATTACAGTATCAGGTATTTTTTCTACCTCAGTTGTTGCAAGTATAAATATTACATGTTTAGGAGGTTCTTCTAAAATTTTTAATAAAGCATTAAAGGCTTCTTTAGTTAACATATGAACCTCATCTATTATATATACTTTTTTTCTACACTTAACAGGTAAATAACCAGTACTTTCTTTTAATTCTCTTATTTCATCTATACCTCTATTTGAGGCAGCATCTATTTCTATAATATCATGAGATATACCTTTAGTTATTTCATTACAGTTTTCACAATCACCACAGGGATTTGAACTTTGACCATTAGTTAGGCAATTAACTCCTTTTGCAATAAGACGTGCAATAGTAGTTTTCCCAACACCACGAGGTCCATTAAATAAATATGCATGAGACAATTTATCGTTATCTAAACTATTTTTTATAGCTCTAACAATATGTTCTTGACCATATAGTTTATTAAAACTTTGTGGTCTATATTTTCTATATAGAGTAATATTTTCCATATTTATATCCTTTCACACTCATTTATGAAATCTAATAAATTATCAAATACCTTCCATGTTAAATTTCTTATTTCTTCTGTTGGAACTAAAATATCTGGTATCATTATAGGGAAAGCTCCTGATTTATTTGCAGCTATTATTCCATTAAATGAATCTTCAAATATTATAGTTTCTTTAGGTGATATATTAAAATATTTCATGGCTTTTATAAATATCTCAGGGTCTGGTTTAGAATTAACTACATCTTCTCCAGAAATTATATAATCAAAATATTCAAATATATTCGCATTTTTAGTATATAGTTCTATCATTTCTCTTTTAGATGATGAAGCTATTGCAATCTTTATATTTTTAACCTTTAAATATTCTAAAAGTTCTATAACACCTATTTTCATATTTAAATTTCCATTATTACTTGAGTTTATAAGCTCAGTCATAAGTTCGTTATTAACTAAATCAAAATCTATATTTGGAAATTCTGCTGTATAATATTCCCTAACAGATTTATGATTTTGACCTAAGGTTTTAACAACTTGTTCTTTATTCAAATTATGACCATATTTTTTGAAAATTTTAGGAAAAGTATTTACATATAGATTTTCTGAATCAAATATCAGACCATCCATATCAAATATTGCTAGTTTTATCCCATCTAACATTATAAAATCACCTTTAGATTTCTTTTTTGTTCTTCTTCTAAATATTCAAACATAATATTAGGTTTTCTTGAATGTTTAAATAAAGTTGTAAATTTACCTTCTTTTTTTAAATCTTCCATTAAGTAATCACCTTTTTTAATATATCCCTCAAACTTAGGATCTTCTTCTTTTAATTGATAAATTACACCATATATTTTTTCTAAGTTTAAAGTATCAAATATTTGTACTAGACTAGATTTTACCTTTTTAATTTTATTTAATTTTGAATAATCTGTAACAACATATATACAACTGTTTGTCCCTACAGATAATCCAAATAATGTTTTATTTATTTTTTTAAGTTCATATTCTATATTACAAGCTAATATATCAACTAATATATCATCATATAGATTTTCTTTTTCTTCAAAATCTTCAAAATTAATTTTATCTTTTAAAAGTTCAGAAAAATCTGAAGTTAAATTTTGAAGTCCTTTAGTATACATTCTTCCATTATTATTATGGAAATAGCATTTAAGGTTTTCAGATAAATAATAATAAAAGAAAATTTCAAATTTATTTATTTCATTTTCAGTATCTTCAAATCCAAGATATTTTAAACATGCTTCATTTTTATTTTCAAAGTATAATTTTTCTGCTTCTTTATATTCTTCCATATTTATATCTAATATTTTTGCTATTTGCTCTAATCTTTCATTTTCACTCATCATATTTAACACCTTTCAAAAGTTTTATAAAATCTCCACTTGTATCTACTTTATCTATATACTCATCTATACTAGGTTCAAGTATATTCATGATATAAATATATAATTCATTAATATGTGTTGAATTAATTTTTATACTTTCATCATATATTTCTAAAAAAGAAATTATTTCAAATATAGCCAAATAAATACCGTTTATAGTTTTTGAATTATTTAATCTGCTTTTCTTTAAAAAACTTGTATCAACTGGATTTATTAAAGTTTCTATTGCCAGTTCATAATTTATATTAAGATTTAAAGGATTTAATTCATAATCATTACCAATTTGACTAGTATTTATTACACAATAAATACTATTTAAT
Proteins encoded in this region:
- the rplI gene encoding 50S ribosomal protein L9, which encodes MKVKVILKETIKGVGKKDQIIEVKDGYANNFLFAQNKAVPATPENLNKLENQKNKIEKNKEKETLHAKELKELLESRTINMKVKIGKEGKIFGSLGSKEIEDAIKEEFNIEIDKKKMGSDSRLKTTGLHNVELKLYGDIKAILKINVEGI
- the dnaX gene encoding DNA polymerase III subunit gamma/tau, encoding MENITLYRKYRPQSFNKLYGQEHIVRAIKNSLDNDKLSHAYLFNGPRGVGKTTIARLIAKGVNCLTNGQSSNPCGDCENCNEITKGISHDIIEIDAASNRGIDEIRELKESTGYLPVKCRKKVYIIDEVHMLTKEAFNALLKILEEPPKHVIFILATTEVEKIPDTVISRCQRYDFKTISEIDILNMLKYVAEQEKIDIDDDSLELIYQKSGGSARDSFSIFEQVVSNYINNTITVELTEKVLGIVPKIIHNSFLELIEKKDKEEIINLIDKLWNEGIQIDQFLRDFCKFVKYQDIDVEFKIKIISNIYDVLFKFKNEEDKRLLSYLIIDRILKEEKMIIQSKPIERSTKSTFSKDTWNEFIDHINKMGHLKYYQLLRNTDIELTGDALVINFKDKNNNYSALLNNDKTINFIEKEIYNKFGVNVNIISNDEFENYFKDEIKDKIIELFNAVEK
- a CDS encoding HAD family hydrolase, producing the protein MLDGIKLAIFDMDGLIFDSENLYVNTFPKIFKKYGHNLNKEQVVKTLGQNHKSVREYYTAEFPNIDFDLVNNELMTELINSSNNGNLNMKIGVIELLEYLKVKNIKIAIASSSKREMIELYTKNANIFEYFDYIISGEDVVNSKPDPEIFIKAMKYFNISPKETIIFEDSFNGIIAANKSGAFPIMIPDILVPTEEIRNLTWKVFDNLLDFINECERI